A genomic region of Anopheles coustani chromosome 3, idAnoCousDA_361_x.2, whole genome shotgun sequence contains the following coding sequences:
- the LOC131260947 gene encoding DALR anticodon-binding domain-containing protein 3-like — protein MEIIFDIKRLLNEFLHNEGCSTTVKFLDKRLCEMGDLMIKSKTDTDISFDVEALQRTSTCWPLPIYRISIASNVVYIWFERKIAFRNAIAAMEWKLPMTNRSNGSERLCLDSPAIQAATSNSMAHFRANALTKVMKNCFTYAGYIMVEKAQLEDTNMLAPVKKIAFVQRKNKVANEQLGEMAEHVVEILSGPVLIGSDLADADDYIKRRSNEMQLIAQHRYGVRIRDVNELERIVASLGRSAAIVDVLQQKHSSTIDMRVAGQGTTRTPTATKGAAFILYNFARLVSIFKKYRLMMEQEGYPRIPPVNEVDFGLLTDPEEWHLLYVYVIGFPYAMRRTLGDKDLERIAPHHLLEFTFGLVSCLSKYYRSTRILTDNRPKLLPVMFARLHLLEAIYNVLQTLLNLLGLEPIDEM, from the coding sequence ATGGAAATAATATTCGACATTAAACGACTACTGAACGAGTTTCTTCACAACGAAGGATGCTCCACAACGGTTAAATTTCTCGACAAAAGGCTATGTGAAATGGGCGATCTGATGATCAAGAGCAAAACTGATACCGACATCAGTTTCGACGTGGAGGCGCTTCAACGAACCAGTACATGCTGGCCGCTTCCGATATATCGCATCTCCATCGCTAGTAACGTAGTATACATTTGGTTTGAACGAAAAATTGCATTTCGTAATGCCATCGCTGCGATGGAATGGAAACTGCCCATGACAAACCGTAGCAACGGTTCGGAACGACTATGCCTAGATTCACCGGCTATCCAAGCAGCCACTTCAAATTCGATGGCACATTTCCGGGCGAACGCGCTAACAAAGGTTATGAAAAACTGTTTTACCTATGCTGGATATATCATGGTAGAAAAGGCCCAGCTGGAAGATACAAATATGCTGGCACCCGTAAAGAAGATTGCGTTTGtccaaagaaaaaataaagtagCCAACGAGCAGCTGGGCGAAATGGCCGAGCATGTTGTGGAAATACTGTCCGGCCCGGTGCTGATTGGTTCCGACCTCGCAGATGCGGATGACTATATTAAGCGACGTTCGAACGAAATGCAATTGATCGCCCAACATCGTTACGGAGTGCGCATTCGTGATGTTAACGAACTCGAGAGAATTGTGGCCAGTTTGGGCCGCTCGGCTGCCATCGTCGATGTGCTTCAACAGAAGCATTCCAGCACAATCGATATGCGCGTAGCAGGGCAAGGCACTACGCGTACACCAACTGCAACCAAGGGGGCCGCCTTTATTCTATACAATTTTGCCCGCTTGGTGTCGATATTTAAAAAGTACAGACTAATGATGGAACAGGAAGGCTACCCACGAATTCCACCCGTAAACGAGGTTGACTTTGGTCTGCTCACCGACCCGGAAGAGTGGCATCTGCTGTACGTGTATGTGATCGGATTTCCGTACGCCATGAGACGCACGTTGGGTGACAAAGACCTAGAACGGATCGCCCCACATCATCTGTTGGAGTTTACGTTTGGCCTCGTCTCGTGCCTTAGCAAGTACTATAGAAGTACACGAATTCTGACCGACAACAGACCAAAGTTGCTTCCGGTTATGTTTGCTAGATTGCATCTGCTGGAAGCCATATACAACGTCTTGCAAACCCTCTTGAACTTGCTCGGCTTGGAGCCAATCGACGAAATGTAA
- the LOC131260946 gene encoding enhancer of mRNA-decapping protein 3 — translation MSDKWIGKSVSIHCRDDIGVFQGIIKRVTPAEVVITKAVRNGIPLKKNSVEVSLSARDIVKFDLISWSNVPSIPLKPVATVAANSGMVTSLDDQFDGMTLMNNGKQHHQLQQQPQPQPFHNGTGSAFKLASKSPGPIKYANNTNPVSQNKGDNGGSIKSTSHPIDINGSASKSNHVVANSMATSATIGSFFNGRPMAMSQSLPYAEGSAKKNPTNGKVSRSRKNLAKDSTFGSPDDDPLLMDEEFDFEKNLALFDKQAIWNEIDAIQTKASEGEKKQRQAPNSAAKTKYRHDENVLASTPAQYRQIEIECPATALASQEYVTDEGLVIPSVPATVRNTVEQLAEGNGLSRQRQNDFLARGATELALQLLGGSRRLTPNNQHQWPKIVVVCDGTQSERLNEVGFSTARQLACHGLETVVYVSSVTDPTRVSTELPLYMATGNKFTLDVNTLPPCDLVIAAVTTPKLSERLRTWITNSRAPVLAIDPPGAGLEGISIKCSILPILPVNGIDANDACGRLYLCNIGIPNQFFNRAGIAYKSPFDKFVIPIH, via the exons ATGTCTGACAAATGGATCGGCAAGTCCGTGTCGATACACTGCCGCGATGATATCGGCGTATTCCAAGGCATCATCAAGCGGGTCACACCTGCCGAGGTGGTCATTACGAAGGCTGTCCGCAATGGCATACCGTTGAAGAAGAACAGCGTGGAGGTGTCGCTAAGTGCGCGCGACATTGTAAAGTTCGACCTGATCTCGTGGAGCAACGTTCCTAGCATACCGCTGAAACCGGTGGCAACCGTTGCTGCCAACTCGGGCATGGTTACCTCCCTGGATGACCAATTCGATGGGATGACGTTGATGAACAATGGCAAGCAGCACcatcagctgcagcagcagccccAACCGCAACCGTTTCATAACGGTACCGGAAGTGCATTCAAGTTGGCCAGTAAATCGCCAGGTCCCATCAAGTATGCCAACAACACAAACCCCGTATCGCAGAACAAAGGGGACAATGGTGGGTCGATCAAGAGCACCAGCCATCCGATCGACATTAACGGGTCGGCCTCCAAGTCTAACCACGTGGTAGCTAACTCGATGGCTACAAGTGCAACGATCGGCTCGTTCTTCAATGGACGACCGATGGCGATGAGCCAGTCGTTGCCGTATGCGGAGGGCAGTGCTAAAAAGAATCCCACCAACGGAAAGGTGTCTCGTAGCAGAAAGAATCTTGCCAAGGACAGCACGTTCGGTTCGCCTGACGACGATCCGCTTCTGATGGACGAAGAGTTTGACTTCGAGAAGAACCTGGCGCTGTTCGACAAACAGGCTATCTGGAACGAAATTGACGCAATTCAAACGAAGGCTTCGGAAGGGGAGAAGAAGCAACGGCAGGCACCCAACTCGGCGGCCAAAACGAAGTACAGACACGACGAGAACGTGCTTGCGTCCACCCCGGCTCAGTACCGGCAGATTGAGATCGAATGCCCGGCAACGGCTCTAGCTAGCCAGGAGTACGTGACGGATGAGGGACTGGTGATTCCTTCCGTGCCGGCCACGGTGCGCAACACGGTCGAGCAGCTAGCCGAAGGCAACGGTTTGTCCCGGCAGCGACAGAACGACTTCCTGGCGCGGGGTGCAACGGAGCTTGCGCTACAACTGCTCGGCGGCTCACGACGCCTTACGCCAAACAATCAGCACCAGTGGCCGAAGATTGTGGTTGTATGCGATGGGACACAAAGTGAACGGTTGAATGAGGTTGGATTTTCAACCGCGCGGCAACTCGCCTGCCACGGACTGGAAACGGTTGTGTACGTATCTTCGGTCACTGATCCGACGCGTGTCAGCACCGAACTACCTTTGTACATGGCTACTGGAAATAAGTTTACCCTTGATGTTAATA CTCTACCTCCGTGTGATCTCGTGATCGCGGCGGTGACCACCCCCAAACTGAGCGAACGGTTACGCACATGGATCACGAACAGCCGCGCACCAGTTCTTGCCATCGATCCGCCGGGGGCCGGCCTTGAGGGCATCTCAATCAAATGTTCTATCTTGCCGATTCTGCCCGTGAACGGAATCGACGCGAACGACGCTTGCGGACGACTGTACCTGTGCAACATCGGCATTCCGAATCAGTTCTTTAACCGGGCGGGCATCGCCTATAAAAGTCCGTTCGATAAGTTCGTTATACCGATTCATTGA